Proteins co-encoded in one Nitratireductor kimnyeongensis genomic window:
- a CDS encoding alpha-ketoacid dehydrogenase subunit beta: MDAQVETATRELSYAQAIQEAMAIAMERDERVFLMGEDIGVYGGAFQVTGDLVERFGTDRVMDTPISELGGAGVAVGAAVTGMRPIFEFQFSDFATLAMEQIVNQAAKMRYMLGGAVSVPVVMRFPAGSGTGAAAQHSQSLEAWLGHVPGLKVIQPATPHDVKGMLLAAIEDPDPVMIYEHKLLYKMKGEVPEGYYTVPIGKAEVRREGADLTIVATSIMVHKALDAAKQLAEEGIDVEVIDLRTIRPMDRQTIIESVCKTSRLMCVYEGVKTLGVGAEISAMIAESEAFDYLDAPVVRLGGAETPIPYNPELEKATVPQVDGIVKAARDLVTGAR; this comes from the coding sequence ATGGACGCGCAAGTCGAGACAGCAACGCGTGAACTGAGCTACGCGCAGGCCATCCAGGAAGCCATGGCGATTGCCATGGAGCGCGATGAACGTGTGTTCCTGATGGGTGAAGACATTGGCGTTTATGGCGGCGCGTTCCAGGTCACCGGTGATCTGGTGGAACGCTTCGGAACCGACCGCGTGATGGACACGCCGATCTCGGAACTCGGCGGCGCAGGTGTTGCGGTGGGTGCCGCTGTCACCGGCATGCGGCCTATCTTCGAATTCCAGTTCTCCGATTTCGCAACGCTCGCCATGGAGCAGATCGTCAACCAGGCGGCAAAGATGCGCTACATGCTGGGCGGTGCCGTTTCGGTGCCGGTCGTCATGCGCTTTCCGGCCGGTTCCGGCACGGGTGCAGCCGCGCAGCACAGCCAGAGCCTTGAGGCGTGGCTTGGTCATGTTCCCGGCCTGAAGGTCATCCAGCCGGCAACCCCGCATGATGTGAAGGGCATGCTGCTTGCGGCCATTGAGGATCCCGATCCGGTGATGATCTACGAGCACAAGCTCCTCTATAAAATGAAGGGCGAGGTGCCGGAAGGCTATTACACCGTGCCGATCGGCAAGGCCGAGGTCCGGCGCGAGGGCGCCGATCTCACGATTGTCGCTACATCGATCATGGTGCACAAGGCGCTGGATGCCGCAAAGCAGCTCGCCGAAGAGGGCATTGACGTCGAGGTGATCGACCTGCGCACGATCCGCCCGATGGATCGCCAGACGATCATCGAGAGCGTGTGCAAGACCTCCCGCCTGATGTGCGTCTATGAGGGCGTGAAGACGCTCGGCGTCGGTGCGGAAATCTCCGCGATGATCGCTGAGAGCGAGGCCTTCGACTATCTCGATGCACCGGTTGTTCGTCTGGGCGGCGCGGAGACGCCGATCCCTTACAATCCCGAACTGGAGAAGGCGACGGTCCCGCAGGTCGACGGCATCGTGAAGGCCGCCCGCGATCTCGTCACGGGAGCACGCTGA
- a CDS encoding thiamine pyrophosphate-dependent dehydrogenase E1 component subunit alpha, whose translation MSATAKKGAAKNDGANQPFIYRHYDQEKLRDALRKMYLIRQFEEGAEESYMRGLIHGTMHLSIGQEASAVGICLGLSDEDQITSTHRGHGHCIAKGADVSRMFAEFFGKTTGYCRGRGGSMHIADVSTGNLGANGIVGGGLPIAVGAALTAKKMKTGNVVVCFFGDGANNEGAFHEALNMAAIWKLPVVFVCENNGYGMSTSVARATAVPNIADRASAYAMPGVIVDGNVVSDVAEAMHEATERARNGEGPTLIECKTYRYRGHSKSDRNRYRTKEEIEEWMTERDPIEAFESQLMEFGVIDQKGIEDIRESVRKEIEAGIEFAKESPMPEVANLEKYVYTEQA comes from the coding sequence ATGTCGGCCACTGCCAAGAAGGGTGCCGCGAAAAATGATGGCGCCAACCAGCCTTTCATTTACAGGCATTATGATCAGGAAAAGTTGCGCGATGCGCTGCGCAAAATGTATCTGATCCGCCAGTTCGAGGAAGGCGCGGAAGAAAGCTATATGCGCGGCCTGATCCACGGCACGATGCATCTGTCGATCGGGCAGGAAGCCAGTGCCGTTGGTATCTGCCTCGGTCTTTCCGATGAAGACCAGATCACCTCCACGCACCGTGGCCATGGTCACTGCATTGCCAAGGGTGCGGATGTCTCGCGCATGTTTGCCGAGTTCTTCGGCAAGACCACGGGCTATTGCCGTGGTCGTGGCGGCTCCATGCACATCGCTGATGTGTCGACGGGCAATCTCGGTGCGAACGGCATTGTCGGCGGTGGCCTGCCGATTGCCGTGGGTGCTGCGCTCACCGCCAAGAAGATGAAGACCGGCAATGTTGTGGTCTGCTTCTTCGGAGACGGTGCAAACAACGAAGGCGCGTTTCATGAGGCGCTCAACATGGCGGCCATCTGGAAGCTCCCGGTGGTCTTCGTGTGCGAGAACAATGGCTACGGCATGTCGACTTCCGTCGCCCGCGCAACGGCGGTTCCCAACATCGCAGACCGTGCTTCCGCCTATGCGATGCCTGGTGTGATCGTCGACGGCAACGTCGTCTCGGATGTGGCCGAAGCCATGCACGAGGCGACCGAGCGCGCGCGCAATGGCGAGGGACCGACGCTCATCGAGTGCAAGACCTACCGTTATCGTGGCCATTCCAAGAGCGATCGCAACCGCTATCGCACCAAGGAAGAGATCGAGGAGTGGATGACCGAGCGCGATCCGATCGAGGCTTTCGAGTCGCAGCTGATGGAATTCGGTGTCATTGACCAGAAAGGTATCGAGGACATCCGCGAATCGGTTCGCAAGGAGATCGAGGCCGGCATTGAGTTTGCCAAGGAAAGCCCGATGCCTGAAGTCGCCAATCTTGAGAAATACGTCTACACGGAGCAGGCCTGA
- a CDS encoding pyruvate dehydrogenase complex dihydrolipoamide acetyltransferase produces MAVEVILPKVDMDMATGRISSWHVEEGATVKKGDLLFEIETDKAAMEIDSPAAGIVRNITGKEGIDIAVGEVVAWIYDEGEAVADAPAAAPAEAVAEEPAKAEAPAPVEAAAPVAPAAEDTASSAGVRASPLARRLAKEAGLDLSAISGSGPKGRIVKADVEAAGQDGGAKAADAAPAAAPAAPAMSDDQVMKLFEEGSYELIPHDSMRKTIARRLVEAKSTVPHFYLTLDCEIDALLALRKQLNEAAPMVKGEDGEKPAYKLSVNDMVIKAHAKALAMVPEANVSWTESAMVKHKNADVGVAVSIPGGLITPIIRRADEKTLSAISNEMKDLAARARSRKLKAEEYQGGNTAVSNLGMFGIKDFAAVINPPHATILAVGAGEQRAVVKDGEVKVATVMSVTLSTDHRAVDGALGAELLAAFKKVIENPLTMLV; encoded by the coding sequence ATGGCCGTTGAAGTCATCCTGCCCAAGGTCGACATGGACATGGCAACCGGCCGCATTTCCTCCTGGCATGTGGAGGAAGGTGCGACCGTGAAGAAGGGCGATCTCCTGTTCGAGATCGAGACCGACAAGGCGGCCATGGAGATCGATTCTCCTGCCGCCGGCATCGTTCGCAACATCACCGGTAAAGAAGGCATCGACATCGCTGTTGGTGAGGTTGTTGCCTGGATTTATGACGAAGGCGAGGCTGTGGCCGATGCGCCGGCTGCCGCACCGGCAGAAGCCGTGGCCGAGGAACCTGCAAAGGCTGAAGCGCCGGCTCCCGTCGAGGCTGCCGCGCCTGTCGCGCCCGCAGCCGAAGACACTGCCTCTTCCGCAGGCGTTCGCGCCTCCCCGCTTGCCCGCCGTCTGGCGAAGGAAGCCGGGCTCGATCTTTCGGCCATTTCGGGCTCCGGTCCGAAGGGGCGGATCGTCAAGGCGGATGTGGAAGCGGCTGGACAGGATGGTGGCGCGAAAGCCGCCGATGCAGCACCTGCTGCAGCGCCCGCCGCCCCGGCCATGTCCGACGATCAGGTCATGAAACTGTTCGAGGAAGGCTCCTACGAGCTGATCCCGCATGACAGCATGCGCAAGACCATCGCGCGCCGTCTGGTCGAGGCGAAATCCACCGTCCCGCATTTCTACCTGACGCTCGACTGCGAGATCGACGCGCTTCTGGCGTTGCGCAAGCAGTTGAACGAAGCCGCGCCGATGGTGAAGGGTGAGGATGGCGAGAAGCCGGCTTACAAGCTTTCGGTCAACGACATGGTCATCAAGGCCCACGCCAAAGCGCTTGCCATGGTGCCGGAGGCGAATGTCTCCTGGACCGAGAGCGCCATGGTGAAGCACAAAAACGCCGATGTGGGCGTTGCCGTGTCGATCCCCGGCGGCCTGATCACGCCGATCATCCGCCGCGCCGACGAGAAGACGCTGTCTGCCATCTCCAACGAGATGAAGGATCTTGCCGCACGGGCGCGTTCGCGCAAGCTGAAGGCGGAAGAGTATCAGGGCGGCAACACGGCCGTCTCCAATCTCGGCATGTTCGGCATCAAGGACTTTGCCGCCGTCATCAACCCGCCGCATGCGACGATCCTTGCGGTGGGCGCTGGCGAGCAGCGGGCCGTGGTGAAGGATGGCGAGGTGAAGGTGGCAACGGTGATGTCGGTGACGCTGTCGACCGATCACCGCGCGGTGGATGGTGCGCTCGGCGCCGAACTCCTCGCTGCCTTCAAGAAGGTCATCGAGAACCCGCTGACGATGCTGGTGTAA